One region of Streptomyces sp. NBC_00442 genomic DNA includes:
- a CDS encoding AI-2E family transporter, producing the protein MSRVPSLLGRLGAGLTRMGERLEERRAEAEADTGPDSVIPEPVPTDPAPSHARPSGPRPSPPGPSAVPPSAPVQAGPAPDPVAEGADASAGPDASDEQAPEHVPPPPSYAPAVAARPDPVDAVPWSMRVAAAVGWRLLVLAGAIYVLTQIISAVSLVVLAFVAALLITALLQPTVARLKRMGLPRGLATAVTAISGFVIMGLVGWFVVWQVMDNLDDLSSKVRAGIEELKRWALNSPFHVTEDQINQIAKNLSDTIGANTNEITSAGLQGVTVLVEVLTGILLAMFSTLFLLYDGPKIWQWVLNLVPAAARPGVAGAGPKAWRTLTAYVRGTVIVALIDAICIGIGIYFLGVPMAVPLAVFIFLFAFIPLVGAVVSGALAVVVALVTDGVFNALMVLLVVLAVQQIEGHVLQPFILGRAVRVHPLAVVLSVAAGGLVGGIGGAVVAVPLVAVTNTVVGYLRKYARDNALRSAQAVEGPPAAPVPAATGGERE; encoded by the coding sequence ATGTCGAGAGTGCCCAGTTTGCTCGGACGGCTCGGCGCCGGTCTCACGCGGATGGGGGAGCGCCTTGAGGAGCGCCGGGCGGAGGCGGAAGCCGACACCGGGCCCGACTCGGTGATCCCCGAACCCGTGCCGACCGACCCCGCGCCGTCCCACGCCCGGCCGTCCGGTCCTCGGCCGTCGCCTCCCGGCCCTTCGGCCGTCCCGCCTTCCGCTCCCGTGCAGGCCGGCCCCGCCCCGGACCCGGTGGCCGAAGGGGCCGATGCGTCGGCCGGGCCCGACGCGTCGGACGAGCAGGCCCCCGAACACGTACCGCCGCCGCCCTCGTACGCGCCAGCGGTCGCCGCCCGGCCCGATCCGGTCGACGCCGTGCCGTGGAGCATGCGGGTCGCGGCCGCCGTCGGCTGGCGGCTGCTCGTGCTGGCCGGGGCCATCTACGTACTGACGCAGATCATCAGCGCGGTCAGCCTGGTGGTCCTGGCGTTCGTCGCGGCGCTGCTGATCACAGCGCTGCTCCAGCCGACCGTGGCGCGGCTCAAGCGCATGGGGCTGCCGAGGGGCCTGGCCACCGCGGTCACCGCGATCTCCGGGTTCGTCATCATGGGCCTCGTCGGCTGGTTCGTGGTGTGGCAGGTCATGGACAACCTCGACGACCTGTCGAGCAAGGTGCGGGCCGGCATCGAGGAGCTCAAGCGCTGGGCGCTGAACAGCCCCTTCCACGTCACCGAGGACCAGATCAACCAGATCGCCAAGAACCTCAGCGACACCATCGGGGCCAACACCAACGAGATCACCTCGGCCGGGCTCCAAGGCGTGACGGTCCTCGTCGAGGTGCTCACCGGCATACTGCTCGCGATGTTCTCGACGCTGTTCCTGCTGTACGACGGCCCGAAGATCTGGCAGTGGGTCCTCAACCTGGTCCCGGCGGCGGCCCGGCCGGGCGTCGCGGGCGCGGGCCCCAAGGCCTGGCGCACCCTCACCGCCTATGTGCGCGGCACGGTGATAGTGGCCCTGATCGACGCGATCTGCATCGGCATCGGCATCTACTTCCTGGGCGTGCCCATGGCGGTGCCGCTCGCCGTGTTCATCTTCCTGTTCGCCTTCATCCCGCTGGTCGGCGCGGTCGTCTCGGGCGCGCTCGCCGTGGTGGTCGCCCTGGTCACCGACGGGGTGTTCAACGCCCTGATGGTGCTGCTCGTGGTCCTGGCCGTGCAGCAGATCGAGGGCCACGTGCTTCAGCCCTTCATCCTGGGCCGCGCGGTGCGGGTGCACCCGCTCGCCGTGGTCCTCTCGGTGGCTGCGGGCGGCTTGGTGGGCGGCATCGGCGGCGCCGTCGTCGCGGTCCCGCTGGTCGCGGTCACCAACACGGTGGTCGGCTACCTGCGCAAGTACGCCCGCGACAACGCCCTGCGCAGCGCCCAGGCCGTCGAGGGCCCGCCGGCCGCGCCGGTGCCCGCCGCGACCGGAGGCGAGCGGGAGTAG
- a CDS encoding response regulator, with protein sequence MNPWTSGAATDPCTSGAVTHPWTGGAAIPDVTPPPCPPPQPASPPHPLRPSRDPLRVVVADDNPVVRAGLAALLHGRHDIEVAGEAADGNEAYEAAVRHRPDVILLDVRMPGVDGMTALPHLVRLAPVMMLTYSRESEIVRAALRLGAGGYLVHGEFTADELVAAVRGMSQGRAAFTATAANALLAHVREHPPPVVGPDPLSTISAQSLSQLQPVVAQSSTARRAAPMRNREDSRLSSREAEVMELIAAGMSNQQIAATCFISEKTVKNHINRIFAKLHATTRGEAIARWLGASDA encoded by the coding sequence ATGAATCCCTGGACGAGTGGTGCCGCGACGGATCCCTGCACGAGTGGTGCCGTGACGCATCCCTGGACAGGAGGTGCCGCCATCCCGGACGTGACCCCGCCCCCGTGCCCGCCTCCGCAGCCGGCCTCGCCCCCGCACCCGCTCCGACCGTCGCGCGACCCGCTGCGCGTCGTCGTCGCGGACGACAACCCGGTCGTACGGGCGGGCCTCGCGGCACTGTTGCACGGCCGGCACGACATCGAGGTGGCCGGAGAGGCCGCCGACGGCAACGAGGCGTACGAGGCCGCGGTGCGCCACCGCCCGGACGTGATCCTGCTGGACGTCCGCATGCCGGGCGTCGACGGCATGACCGCGCTCCCGCACCTGGTGCGCCTCGCTCCGGTCATGATGCTGACGTACAGCCGCGAGAGCGAGATCGTGCGGGCGGCGCTCCGCCTGGGAGCCGGGGGATACCTGGTCCACGGCGAGTTCACGGCGGACGAACTGGTCGCGGCGGTAAGGGGGATGAGCCAGGGGAGGGCCGCGTTCACCGCCACGGCGGCGAACGCCCTGCTGGCCCACGTACGCGAGCACCCGCCCCCGGTTGTCGGCCCGGATCCGCTCTCCACCATTTCCGCACAATCCCTTTCGCAACTGCAACCGGTTGTGGCACAGTCTTCAACTGCACGACGGGCGGCGCCCATGCGCAACAGGGAAGATTCCAGGCTGAGTTCGCGGGAGGCCGAGGTGATGGAGTTGATCGCTGCGGGCATGAGCAATCAGCAAATCGCGGCCACGTGCTTCATCAGCGAGAAGACGGTCAAGAACCACATCAACCGCATCTTCGCCAAGCTGCACGCGACGACCCGCGGCGAGGCGATCGCGCGCTGGCTGGGGGCGAGCGATGCGTAA
- a CDS encoding isoprenyl transferase, which produces MSLRDLVYRLYARRVEGRLDHDQVPKHIGVILDGNRRWAKASARSPEQGHQAGASKIQELLGWCAETDVEVVTLWLLSTDNLDRPEDQLIPLLGIIEDAVRDLAADGRWRVHHVGNADLLPGHTQAVLKEAEQATHDIDGILVNVAVGYGGRQEIADAVRSLLLEHAAKGTSFEELAEIVDVEHISEHLYTRGQPDPDLVIRTSGEQRLSGFMLWQSAHSEYYFCEVFWPAFRKVDFLRALRDYAARHRRYGT; this is translated from the coding sequence GTGAGTTTGCGCGACCTGGTCTACAGGCTCTATGCGCGCCGGGTGGAAGGCCGCCTCGACCACGACCAGGTGCCCAAGCACATCGGCGTCATTCTGGACGGCAACCGGCGCTGGGCCAAGGCATCGGCGCGCAGCCCCGAGCAGGGCCACCAGGCCGGCGCCAGCAAGATCCAGGAACTCCTCGGCTGGTGTGCCGAGACGGACGTCGAGGTCGTCACCCTCTGGCTGCTCTCCACCGACAACCTGGACCGCCCCGAGGACCAGTTGATCCCGCTGCTCGGCATCATCGAGGACGCGGTACGGGACTTGGCGGCGGACGGGCGCTGGCGGGTGCACCACGTCGGCAACGCGGATCTGCTTCCCGGCCACACCCAGGCGGTGCTCAAGGAGGCCGAGCAGGCCACGCACGACATCGACGGGATACTGGTCAATGTCGCCGTCGGCTACGGCGGGCGCCAGGAGATCGCGGACGCGGTCCGCTCCCTGCTGCTGGAGCACGCGGCGAAGGGCACGTCCTTCGAGGAGCTCGCGGAGATCGTCGATGTCGAGCACATCTCGGAGCACCTGTACACGCGGGGGCAGCCCGATCCCGATCTCGTGATCCGCACGAGTGGTGAGCAGCGTCTGTCCGGCTTCATGCTGTGGCAGTCCGCGCACTCCGAGTACTACTTCTGCGAGGTCTTCTGGCCGGCCTTCCGCAAGGTCGACTTCTTGCGCGCCCTGCGCGACTACGCTGCGCGGCATCGGAGGTACGGCACCTGA
- the mgrA gene encoding L-glyceraldehyde 3-phosphate reductase — translation MTESLRFLAAADRYDSMEYRRTGLSGLKLPAVSLGLWHNFGDDRALETQRAILRRAFDLGVTHFDLANNYGPPPGSAELNFGKIFGQDFAPYRDELVISTKAGYLMHPGPYGEWGSRKYLMSSLDASLKRMGLDHVDIFYSHRFDPHTPLEETMGALASAVQQGKALYVGVSSYNSEQTGQAARLLREMGVPALIHQPSYSMINRWTEQDGLLDTLEAAGMGCISFAPLAQGLLTDKYLSGIPEGSRAAQGKSLDPNLLSDDVVRRLRGLNDIAARRGQSLAQLALTWVLRDPRMTSALIGASSVRQLEQNVAALAGPALTDAELKEIDTFAVDTEGTNIWAGRG, via the coding sequence GTGACTGAATCGCTCCGCTTCCTCGCCGCCGCCGACCGCTACGACTCCATGGAGTACCGCCGCACGGGCCTCAGCGGCCTCAAGCTGCCCGCCGTGTCGCTCGGCCTGTGGCACAACTTCGGTGACGACCGCGCCCTCGAAACCCAGCGCGCGATCCTGCGCCGCGCCTTCGACCTGGGCGTCACACACTTCGACCTGGCCAACAACTACGGCCCGCCGCCCGGCTCGGCCGAGCTGAACTTCGGCAAGATTTTCGGCCAGGACTTCGCTCCGTACCGGGACGAGCTCGTCATCTCCACCAAGGCCGGCTATCTGATGCACCCCGGGCCGTACGGCGAGTGGGGTTCGCGCAAGTACCTGATGTCGTCGCTGGACGCATCGCTCAAGCGGATGGGTCTCGACCACGTCGACATCTTCTACTCGCACCGCTTCGATCCCCACACTCCGCTGGAGGAGACGATGGGCGCGCTCGCCTCCGCCGTCCAGCAGGGCAAGGCGCTGTACGTGGGCGTCTCCTCCTACAACAGCGAGCAGACCGGGCAGGCGGCGCGCCTGCTGCGGGAGATGGGGGTGCCGGCCCTGATCCACCAGCCCTCGTACTCCATGATCAACCGCTGGACGGAGCAGGACGGCCTGCTCGACACCCTGGAGGCGGCCGGCATGGGCTGCATCTCCTTCGCGCCGCTCGCCCAGGGCCTGCTCACCGACAAGTACCTCTCGGGCATCCCGGAGGGCTCGCGCGCGGCCCAGGGCAAGTCCCTGGACCCGAACCTGCTCTCCGATGACGTCGTACGCCGTCTGCGCGGCCTGAACGACATCGCCGCCCGGCGCGGCCAGTCGCTCGCGCAGCTGGCGCTGACCTGGGTGCTGCGCGATCCGCGCATGACGTCGGCGCTGATCGGCGCGTCCAGCGTGCGGCAGTTGGAGCAGAACGTGGCGGCGCTGGCCGGACCGGCGCTCACCGACGCGGAGTTGAAGGAGATCGACACCTTCGCCGTGGACACCGAGGGCACCAACATCTGGGCCGGACGCGGCTGA
- a CDS encoding PhoH family protein, with protein sequence MVTSTKRRMPDRRTYVLDTSVLLADPNAMTRFEEHEVVLPIVVVTELEAKRHHPELGYFARQALRLLDDFRVRYGRLDAPIPMGELGGTLRVELNHSDPGVLPAGYRLGDNDSRILAVARNLQAEGYDVTVVSKDLPLRIKASSVGLLAEEYRAELAITDSGWNGMAELPLSGEQVDLLFEEETLYVPEAAELPVHTGLVLLSERGKALGRVSPDGNVKLVRGDREAFGIHGRSAEQRIALDLLLDPEIGIISMGGRAGTGKSALALCAGLEAVLERRQHKKVMVFRPLYAVGGQELGYLPGSEAEKMGPWAQAVFDTLSAVTSREVIEEVTSRGMLEVLPLTHIRGRSLHDAFVIVDEAQSLERNVLLTVLSRIGANSRVVLTHDVAQRDNLRVGRYDGVVAVVEKLKGHPLFAHVTLTRSERSQIAALVTEMLEDVSI encoded by the coding sequence GTGGTGACCAGCACAAAGCGCCGCATGCCCGACCGGCGCACCTACGTCCTCGACACCAGCGTCCTGCTGGCCGACCCCAACGCGATGACCCGGTTCGAGGAGCACGAAGTGGTGCTCCCCATCGTCGTGGTCACGGAGCTGGAGGCAAAGAGGCACCATCCCGAGCTCGGCTACTTCGCCCGGCAGGCCCTGCGCCTGCTCGACGACTTCCGGGTCCGGTACGGACGCCTCGACGCCCCCATCCCCATGGGGGAGCTCGGCGGCACCCTCCGTGTCGAGCTGAACCATTCCGATCCCGGCGTACTGCCCGCCGGCTACAGGTTGGGGGACAACGACTCCCGGATCCTCGCCGTCGCCCGGAACCTCCAGGCGGAGGGATACGACGTCACCGTCGTGTCGAAGGACCTGCCGCTGCGGATCAAGGCGTCGTCGGTGGGGCTGCTCGCGGAGGAGTACCGCGCGGAACTGGCCATCACCGACTCCGGCTGGAACGGCATGGCCGAACTGCCGCTCAGCGGCGAACAGGTCGATCTGCTCTTCGAGGAGGAGACGCTCTACGTACCCGAGGCGGCCGAGCTTCCCGTCCACACCGGCCTCGTGCTGCTCTCCGAGCGCGGCAAGGCGCTCGGCCGGGTCTCGCCGGACGGCAACGTCAAGCTCGTGCGGGGCGATCGCGAGGCGTTCGGCATCCACGGCCGCAGCGCCGAGCAGCGCATCGCGCTCGACCTGCTGCTCGACCCCGAGATCGGGATCATCTCGATGGGCGGCCGGGCCGGTACGGGCAAGTCGGCGCTCGCGCTCTGCGCGGGCCTGGAAGCGGTCCTGGAGCGCAGGCAGCACAAGAAGGTGATGGTCTTCCGGCCGCTGTACGCGGTGGGCGGCCAGGAACTCGGCTACCTGCCGGGGTCCGAGGCCGAGAAGATGGGCCCCTGGGCCCAGGCCGTCTTCGACACGCTGTCCGCGGTGACGAGCCGTGAGGTCATCGAGGAGGTCACCTCGCGCGGCATGCTCGAAGTCCTGCCGCTCACCCACATCCGGGGGCGTTCCCTGCACGACGCCTTCGTGATCGTGGACGAGGCGCAGTCGCTGGAACGGAACGTCCTGCTGACCGTTCTGTCCAGGATCGGGGCCAACTCGCGGGTGGTGCTCACCCATGACGTGGCCCAGCGCGACAACTTGAGGGTCGGCCGGTACGACGGTGTCGTGGCGGTCGTCGAAAAGCTCAAGGGGCACCCGCTGTTCGCGCATGTCACCCTCACCCGGTCCGAGCGCTCGCAGATCGCCGCCCTGGTGACCGAAATGCTGGAGGACGTCTCCATCTGA
- a CDS encoding OmpA family protein produces MTRTRHAAVAFAAALVLAAGTSTAYADETPSSPPLPGTEATSDPSMKVDGTSPNLKLPEGGTLAAPKVLDIKSIVEDQGGEERRSDTNTNVTFALQAEVLFAMDSAALSPDANDRIQGIAAEIKKQKATSVRVFGFTDNLGTHEHGVVLSKERADAVQKALSLSLGPDVTFEIRGYAEDYPISDNSTEDGRKKNRRVEVSFTRSGG; encoded by the coding sequence ATGACCAGAACCCGGCACGCAGCCGTAGCGTTCGCCGCCGCGCTAGTTCTTGCCGCCGGCACCAGCACCGCATACGCCGACGAGACGCCCAGCAGCCCCCCGCTGCCCGGCACCGAGGCGACGAGTGATCCCTCGATGAAGGTCGACGGGACCTCGCCGAACCTGAAGCTCCCCGAGGGCGGCACGCTCGCCGCGCCGAAGGTGCTGGACATCAAGTCGATCGTCGAGGACCAGGGCGGCGAGGAGCGGCGCTCCGACACCAACACGAACGTGACGTTCGCGCTGCAGGCGGAGGTGCTGTTCGCGATGGACAGCGCGGCCCTGTCACCCGATGCCAACGACCGCATCCAGGGCATCGCCGCGGAGATCAAGAAGCAGAAGGCGACGAGCGTCCGAGTCTTCGGCTTCACGGACAACCTCGGTACGCACGAGCACGGCGTGGTCCTGTCGAAGGAACGGGCCGACGCCGTACAGAAGGCGCTCTCCCTCTCCCTCGGCCCCGACGTCACGTTCGAGATCCGGGGCTACGCAGAGGACTACCCGATCTCCGACAACTCCACGGAGGACGGCCGCAAGAAGAACCGCCGCGTGGAGGTCAGCTTCACCCGGAGCGGCGGTTAG
- a CDS encoding pilus assembly protein TadG-related protein, which translates to MVAGLLFLAFAFFAVGQASATRNGAQGAADSAALAAAQRAREEVAPKVLAALMTSGGLETIFDDGVVLADAHAEAANFAAKNHADLQTLDPRPDGVGRFTFKAIVKTQYTVGKSVIPGTEQDHGTAAATAVVELRCSLPPGGVAGSSQAPTPTPTPTPTSTPPSPGTITCGGKDLPTDPMPAPEELFTVKLVD; encoded by the coding sequence ATGGTGGCGGGCCTGCTCTTTCTCGCGTTCGCCTTCTTCGCGGTCGGCCAGGCCTCGGCAACCCGTAACGGCGCGCAGGGAGCGGCCGATTCGGCCGCACTGGCGGCGGCGCAGCGTGCTCGCGAGGAGGTGGCGCCGAAGGTTCTGGCTGCGCTCATGACGTCCGGCGGTCTCGAGACCATCTTTGACGACGGAGTTGTCCTCGCGGACGCGCACGCCGAAGCCGCGAACTTTGCGGCGAAGAACCACGCCGACCTGCAGACGTTGGATCCTCGCCCCGACGGTGTCGGCCGGTTCACTTTCAAGGCAATCGTCAAGACCCAGTACACGGTGGGCAAGTCGGTCATCCCCGGCACTGAACAGGATCATGGCACTGCCGCCGCCACGGCGGTAGTCGAGCTGCGGTGCAGCCTGCCACCCGGCGGTGTCGCCGGCTCCAGCCAGGCACCGACACCGACACCGACACCCACGCCCACGTCTACGCCGCCGTCTCCGGGCACGATCACCTGTGGCGGCAAGGACTTGCCCACCGATCCCATGCCCGCTCCGGAAGAGTTGTTCACCGTGAAATTGGTCGACTGA
- a CDS encoding DUF192 domain-containing protein, with the protein MGRWRDGTGVLSVLDGAGAAVALEIAASYRARTRGLLGRDGIDGVILLTPASSVHTFRMRFAIDVAHLDRHLRVIAVRTMAPGRLGALRPRARHVLEAEAGAMAGWGLRPGVVVSVATGQGLRT; encoded by the coding sequence ATGGGCCGATGGAGGGACGGAACGGGCGTGTTGAGCGTGCTCGACGGCGCCGGGGCGGCGGTCGCGCTGGAGATCGCGGCGTCCTACCGGGCCCGTACGCGGGGCCTGCTCGGCCGGGACGGCATCGACGGCGTGATCCTCCTCACTCCCGCGAGCAGTGTGCACACCTTCCGGATGCGCTTCGCGATCGACGTGGCCCATCTGGACCGGCATCTGAGGGTGATCGCGGTACGCACCATGGCGCCGGGCCGGCTCGGCGCGCTCCGGCCGCGCGCGCGGCACGTCCTGGAGGCGGAGGCGGGCGCGATGGCCGGGTGGGGACTGCGGCCGGGCGTCGTCGTGTCGGTCGCGACCGGTCAGGGTCTCAGGACTTGA
- a CDS encoding class I SAM-dependent methyltransferase: MGRNIRNHNNRPFEELIDEAASVSVDGWDFSWLDGRASEERPSWGYARAMAGRMAKATAALDIQTGGGEVLAAVPQLPPLAVATEGWPPNVARATGLLHPRGVAVVADEDKPPLPFADGAFDLVVSRHPVTTWWSEIARVLSPGGTYFSQQVGPASVFELVEYFLGPQPPEVRGGRDPGKARKEAESAGLEVVDLRLEKLRTEFNDIGAVVYFLRKVIWMVPGFTVEEYRDQLKALDEQIRTEGPFVAHTTRFLIEARKPLRPSRTA, translated from the coding sequence ATGGGCCGAAACATCAGGAACCACAACAACCGCCCCTTCGAGGAACTGATCGACGAGGCCGCGTCCGTCTCCGTCGACGGCTGGGACTTCTCCTGGCTCGACGGCCGGGCCAGCGAAGAGCGGCCGTCCTGGGGGTACGCCCGTGCGATGGCCGGCCGGATGGCGAAGGCGACCGCCGCCCTCGACATCCAGACCGGCGGCGGCGAAGTCCTCGCCGCCGTGCCCCAGCTGCCGCCGCTCGCCGTCGCCACGGAGGGCTGGCCGCCCAACGTCGCCCGCGCCACCGGCCTGCTCCACCCACGTGGAGTGGCGGTCGTCGCCGACGAGGACAAGCCGCCGCTGCCGTTCGCCGACGGCGCCTTCGACCTGGTGGTCAGCCGGCATCCGGTCACCACCTGGTGGTCGGAGATCGCCCGAGTGCTGTCGCCCGGGGGCACGTACTTCTCCCAACAGGTGGGCCCGGCCAGTGTGTTCGAGCTCGTCGAGTACTTCCTGGGCCCGCAGCCGCCCGAAGTGCGGGGCGGGCGGGACCCCGGCAAGGCGCGCAAGGAGGCCGAGAGCGCCGGGCTCGAAGTCGTCGACCTGCGGCTGGAGAAGCTGCGTACCGAGTTCAACGACATCGGCGCCGTCGTCTACTTCCTGCGCAAGGTGATCTGGATGGTGCCCGGCTTCACCGTCGAGGAGTACCGCGACCAGTTGAAGGCGCTCGACGAGCAGATCCGTACCGAAGGCCCCTTCGTCGCGCACACGACACGCTTCCTGATCGAGGCACGGAAGCCCCTGAGGCCGTCCCGCACTGCCTAG
- a CDS encoding DUF2079 domain-containing protein — translation MGTIADQRVERRIQSPTTLLPVAFRIPRVRVGRPALLWWGWAAALFLLYATVSARRQALVRTTGYDLGIFEQAVRAYARLDAPVAPLRGDGFNLLGDHFHPVLAVLAPLYRLAPSPYTLLLAQAALLALAVVPLARQAARVIGRGAAHVIAFGYGLSWGIASAVGFDFHEVCFAVPLVSYALEALARRNWRRAVAWGVPLLLVKEDLGLTLAAIGAYVAWRGPRRLGLATAALGLLGSALEFKVALPFFNPAGGYAHAANLAPAHHSLLTTLLLAPLDAVRPEVKATTLVLVFAPAALIALRSPLALIAAPTLGWRMLSTNAFHWGTAFHYTAVLMPVVFAALVDALRPYAAAGDPLARRHVRASLATVAAVTLVLAPSFPLAQVAHRSTWRTDPHVLAVRGLLRHIPDGATVAASNRLAPQLTSRATVVLFPTFPVAGKLYEKDRSVPRPTAQWIAYDRRPAPSWPYPPGTWPYPADRQEREYALALARYGYVRVAQADGISLLRRAAARGPAK, via the coding sequence ATGGGGACAATTGCTGACCAAAGGGTAGAGCGGCGTATCCAGTCGCCGACCACGCTTCTGCCCGTCGCCTTCCGCATCCCGCGCGTACGCGTCGGCCGGCCCGCCCTCCTGTGGTGGGGGTGGGCCGCCGCGCTGTTCCTCCTGTACGCCACCGTCTCCGCCCGCCGCCAGGCGCTGGTCCGCACCACCGGCTACGACCTCGGCATCTTCGAACAGGCGGTGCGCGCCTACGCCCGCCTCGACGCGCCCGTCGCCCCGCTGCGCGGCGACGGCTTCAACCTCCTCGGTGACCACTTCCACCCCGTCCTCGCCGTCCTCGCCCCCCTGTACCGCCTCGCCCCCTCCCCGTACACGCTGCTCCTCGCGCAGGCCGCGCTGCTCGCGCTCGCCGTGGTGCCGCTCGCGCGCCAGGCCGCGCGGGTCATCGGCCGCGGAGCCGCCCACGTCATCGCCTTCGGATACGGGCTGAGCTGGGGCATCGCCTCGGCGGTCGGCTTCGACTTCCACGAGGTCTGCTTCGCGGTCCCGCTCGTCTCGTACGCCCTCGAAGCGCTGGCCCGCCGCAACTGGCGGCGCGCGGTCGCCTGGGGCGTGCCGCTGCTCCTGGTCAAGGAGGACCTCGGGCTCACGCTGGCCGCGATCGGGGCGTACGTGGCCTGGCGCGGACCGCGCCGCCTCGGCCTGGCCACCGCCGCGCTCGGCCTCCTGGGCAGCGCCCTCGAATTCAAGGTGGCGCTGCCCTTCTTCAACCCGGCGGGCGGTTACGCACACGCCGCGAACCTCGCACCCGCCCACCACTCGCTCCTCACCACGCTCCTGCTCGCGCCGCTGGACGCGGTGCGCCCGGAGGTGAAGGCGACGACCCTCGTTCTGGTCTTCGCGCCCGCCGCGCTCATCGCCCTGCGCTCGCCGCTCGCCCTGATCGCCGCGCCCACGCTCGGCTGGCGGATGCTGTCGACCAACGCCTTCCACTGGGGGACCGCCTTCCACTACACGGCCGTCCTGATGCCCGTCGTGTTCGCGGCCCTCGTCGACGCCCTGCGTCCCTACGCCGCCGCCGGCGATCCGCTCGCCCGGCGCCATGTGCGGGCCTCGCTCGCGACCGTCGCCGCCGTCACCCTGGTCCTCGCGCCGTCGTTCCCCCTGGCCCAGGTCGCCCACCGCTCCACCTGGCGCACCGACCCGCACGTCCTCGCCGTACGCGGCCTGCTGCGGCACATCCCCGACGGCGCGACCGTCGCCGCCTCCAACCGCCTTGCGCCCCAGCTCACTTCGCGCGCAACGGTCGTCCTGTTCCCGACGTTCCCGGTGGCGGGCAAGCTGTACGAGAAGGACCGCTCCGTCCCGCGCCCCACGGCACAGTGGATCGCCTACGACCGCCGTCCCGCGCCGTCCTGGCCGTACCCGCCCGGCACCTGGCCCTATCCGGCGGACCGTCAGGAACGGGAGTACGCCCTCGCGCTCGCCCGGTACGGATACGTACGGGTGGCACAGGCGGACGGGATCTCGCTGCTGCGTCGCGCGGCGGCCCGAGGGCCCGCGAAGTAA
- a CDS encoding transglycosylase SLT domain-containing protein, with protein MSRISVRGFAVASATAVTTVGAVVGVAAGSPAAASNDNFEATAADSTLLADIPAGQQAQVQTASLTQQADAQSAQASAAAKKSAEETARVQAAQDAKAKKDAADKEKADKAEKDAKARELQTEEAASRSADRTDFAVKSSYSISEIQSIARQIVPAGQFQCFSHIVNNESSWNYTATNSGSGAYGLVQALPGSKMSSVGSDWRTNPATQIKWGLNYMNDRYGSPCGAWSYWQSHSWY; from the coding sequence GTGAGCCGGATCTCGGTCCGGGGGTTCGCGGTGGCGTCTGCCACTGCGGTTACCACCGTTGGCGCCGTCGTCGGCGTTGCCGCAGGCAGCCCCGCCGCCGCCTCGAACGACAACTTCGAGGCCACCGCCGCCGATTCGACGCTCCTGGCGGACATCCCCGCAGGACAGCAGGCGCAGGTTCAGACCGCGTCCCTGACGCAGCAGGCCGACGCGCAGTCCGCCCAGGCCAGTGCCGCGGCCAAGAAGTCCGCCGAGGAGACCGCGCGCGTTCAGGCCGCGCAGGACGCCAAGGCCAAGAAGGACGCCGCGGACAAGGAGAAGGCCGACAAGGCCGAAAAGGACGCCAAGGCCCGCGAACTGCAGACCGAGGAGGCGGCAAGCCGTTCCGCCGACCGGACCGACTTCGCGGTCAAGAGCTCCTACTCGATCTCCGAGATCCAGTCGATCGCCCGGCAGATAGTGCCGGCGGGCCAGTTCCAGTGCTTCAGCCACATCGTGAACAACGAGTCGAGCTGGAACTACACGGCGACGAACTCGGGTTCGGGCGCCTACGGCCTCGTCCAGGCGCTGCCCGGCTCCAAGATGAGCTCCGTGGGTTCCGACTGGCGGACCAACCCGGCCACGCAGATCAAGTGGGGTCTCAACTACATGAACGACCGCTACGGCAGCCCCTGCGGCGCCTGGTCGTACTGGCAGTCCCACAGCTGGTACTAG